GCGGCACTTGCAATTGGGGCAATTTCTTCCAGACTTGGAACAGCGGCGCGAATGGCATTGCCACGATCTGCATTGTCAACATGAACACGGCACTCAGCGGCAACGATTTTGCCCTTGACGATATCGTGTTCGCACCCGTATGCTTGGAGACCGATACCGTCACGGTGCACGTCGTCAACATCACCGCCGTCGCTGCTCCCACCCTCCTCTTCATACCCTGCGAAGGAGCAAATGTCACGCTCAGCGGGGCAGGTTCCAGCAGCGGACCTGACATTACTTATTCATGGAGCACCCCCAATGGCAATATCGTTTCTGGCGAAAACACCCTCAACCCCGTCGTCAACGCTGCCGGAACCTACACGCTATCTGTCATTTACAACAACGGCTTTGTCACCTGCACCAAAACCGCCACCGTCAATGTCGCCCCAAGCGCCAATCAACTATCCGCATGGATAACCCCCCCCGCGCCCATCGGCTGTGGTTCCAACAACGTGACACTTATCGGCAACACAAATCAACCCGCATTTGCCACTTATCAATGGACAACTTTCAACGGCAACATTGTCAGCGGGGAAAACAGCAAAAATGCCGTCGTCAACCAACCCGGCACCTACACCCTGCTCGTTACCAACACCAGCAATGGTTGCACCGCCACCGCTGAAGTCACCGTCACCACCGCCACCAACCCACCCATCGCCAATGCCAACGCCGTCGGCACCATTACCTGTCTGGTAAACACGGCCAACCTTTCCGGCGCGGGTTCATCCTCGGGCAACAACATCACCTACGCTTGGACGACCCCTGATGGCATCATCCTATCGGGTCAAAACAGCCTCAACGCAGTAGCCGGGGCAGGTGGCACCTACATTCTGGCCGTCACCAACACCTCCAATAACTGCACCTCCTACGACACCGTCACCGTCGCCGACGATGTGGTGCCGCCCAATCTCAACATACAGCCTCCCGGCCTGCTCAATTGCGTCACACCTTCCATAACCCTCTCAGCCACCGTTTTGCCCACCGGAGCAGCCATTAGCTGGGCTACTTCCAATGGCGGCAACATCATAAGCGGCCAAAACACCCTCAACCCCGTCGTGAATGCCGCTGGCACCTATACCCTTACGGCCACCAACCCAGCCAACGGCTGTTCGGCCGGCACATCCGTCACCGTCGGGGCTGATTTGACCCTGCCGCTCGCAGCCGTGCTGCCTGCCGACACGCTCACCTGCCAGCAACCAAGCCTTGTGCTTTCCGGCAGCGGCTCCAGCGTAGGGCCGAACTTTTCCTACAACTGGACAGCGACCAACGGCGGCAACCTCGTCAGCGGTCAAAACACACTCTCGCCGCTCATCAATGCTGCCGGCACATACACCCTGCTCGTCACCAACAATGTCAATGGCTGCACAGCTCAGGCATCCCTGTCTGTCGAGGCCGATACCAATATCGTGGTGGCTATCGCCAACGCTCCCGACACCCTTACCTGCGTGGTAAACAATGTGACGCTCAATGCCAATGGCTCCACAGACGGAGCCTCCATCACCTACCAATGGACAACGACGGACGGCAACATCACAGGCGGTGCCAACACACCCAACCCGACGGCCAATGCCCCCGGCACCTACCAATTGCTGCTGACCAACACCGCCAACGGCTGCTCAGCCACCGATGTCGCCATCGTGGCGCAAAACGTGACCACCACCCAATTGCAAATAGCGACACCCGGCTTGCTCACCTGTGCCAGCCCCACCCTCGTGCTGCAAGGGCAGGTAGTCAATCCCCCCGGCAATTACACATTCCAATGGACAGCAGCCGGCGGCGGCAACGTCGTGTCGGGTGGCACCACCCTCAACCCCACCATCAATGCCCCCGGCGAATACACGCTCACCAGCACCAACACCGCCAACGGCTGCACCGCGTCAACCACCGCTCAGGTGGCCATAGAGGCCGGCACCCCGGTAGCCATAGCAGCCTCGCCCGGCCCGCTTACATGCGCCCTGCCAACTCAGACCTTGACCTCAAATGGCTCTTCGCAAGGCGCGAATTTTACCTATCAATGGACTACTCAAAACGGCAACATCACAAACGGAGCCAACACCCCCAGCCCCACCGTGAACCAAATAGGCGACTATGTGCTCCTCATCACCAATACCGCCAATGGCTGCACCGCCACTGACACGGTAGCCGTCTTGGAAAACAAAACACCTCCTCCCGCCGAGGCGGGACAGGATGGCACATTGACTTGCTACGCCCCCATTTATATGCTGACGGCCAATGGCGGGCAACCCAATCCCGACCTACATTTTTCTTGGTCAACAATTGATGGGAACATTATCGGAAACCAAGACACCCTCTTGGCCGAGTGCGACAAGGCTGGCAGTTATGTGCTGCAAGTGACCGACCTGCTCACGGGCTGCATCGCCTTCGACACCGTGAAAGTGGCGGCAGAACAACAACAGCCGTCCCTGAGCATCCCCCAGCCCAGTATGCTCAACTGCTTGCAAACGAGTGTTGTCATTCAGGCAAGCGCGACGGGCTTCGTGTTGATTTTTGATTGGCAAACCCTCGACGGGCAGTTCGTAGGAGGGCAAAGCAGCGCCACGCCAGCGGTGAACGCCCCCGGAACATACACCCTCGTCGTCGTGGACAGTGTCAACGGTTGTTCCAACACCGCCAGCATCGTCGTCGCTCAGGACATTGCCGCGCCCGACATTCAAGTGGGGCAACCCGGCTCCATCACTTGCGCTACGCCCAGCCAGACCGTTCAAGCTCAAAACCTTTCCCTGCCGGGAAATTTTGACTATGCGTGGACGACCTCTTCGAGCGGGAATATCGTTTCGGGAAACAACACCCTAAACCCTCTCGTCAACGCAGGCGGTGATTACACCCTGCTAACCACCAACCTTGACAACGGCTGCACCAGCGTGGTCAGTCTAAGCATCGCGCAAGATACCCTCGCACCCACTGCCGACGCGGGCGCGAATGACACGCTGAGCTGCAGCGTCAGCAATTTGTCGCTCGACGGCACTGCTACCGGCACCGGACTGCTTGCCTTGCTTTGGACAGCCTCCAATGGTGGCAATATCCTTTCTGGCTCCACTACCCTCCAGCCACTCGTCAACGCCGCAGGCACTTACACCCTGCTCGTCACCAACACCGTCAATGGCTGCACCGCCACCGACGCGGTGCAGGTATTCAATGATTTGAACGCGCCCCAAGCCGATGCCGGGCCTTCCCCGACCCTCACTTGTGCCATTCAGCAGACGACACTGAATGCGACCGCCAGCACAGGTACTGACTTCACCTACCAATGGGTGGCGACAGGAGGGGGCAACATCGTCGGAGGGGCCAACACACTTGCCCCGACGGTGAACGCGCCCGGCACCTACCTGCTCACCGTGACGAATCTCGCCAATGGCTGCACCACCACCTCGCAAGTCAAGGTGAATGAGAATGTGACCCCTCCCCCCGTAGGCATCGCCCCTCCCGGCATCCTGACCTGCGCCATCACGAGCCTGAACCTCAACGGAATGCCCGCCACAGGCAACTACGCTTGGCTTTGGACGACGGGCAATGGCAACATCGTGGCGGGGGCCAACACCGCCAGCCCTACCATCAACCAGTCGGGAGCCTACACCCTCTTCGTCACTGATTTGGCAAATGGCTGTTCCGCCACTTCTGTCACCATCGTTGGGCAGGATTTTGCCCTCCCGGTTATTTCCGCCGCAACGCCCGACACGCTGACCTGCGCCGTGGTGAGCGTTGCCCTTTCAGGGAACGTGGCGCAGCCCACCAGCGGATTCAGCGTCGAATGGACGAGTTTGGGGGGGCATCCCGTCTTTGCCCCAAACACTTTGAACCCCATGGTGAACACGCCGGGGGAATATCTTTTCAGTGTTAAAAACAATCAAAACGGGTGTGAGACATCTATGCTGCTTACGGTCGTTCAAGACACCGCGCACCCAGTAGCCCAAGCCACAGCGTCGAATGAAATCACTTGCGCCAATCCTGCGGTCAGCCTGAATGGGGGAGGGTCGTCAGTCGGCCCCCATTTCACTTATCTGTGGTCGGGCGGGCAAATTGTGAGCGGCCACAACACCCTGTCGCCCATTGTTGCGGCAGCCGGGCCTTATGTGCTGACGGTGACCGACGAGTCGAACGGGTGCATTTCCGTTGCAGTGACCGTGGTGGCATCCAATACCGCCGCACCCAATGTCGCCATATTGCCACCCGGTCTTTTGACTTGCGTGACGAGCGAGACAACTTTGAGCGCCAACCTAACAGGCGCATTGCCCGCTTTTTCCGCCCAATGGGCCACCGACAACGGTCATTTGGTTTCAGGCCAAGCAACGCTTTCCCCTCTCGTGAACCAGCCCGGCACTTATTTGCTTACGGTGACGAATTTGGAAAACGGCTGCGCCACCACCACGCAGACTGTTGTTTCACAGGATATTGCGCCGCCGGGGGCCAATGCCGGCCCTGAATCGGTGTTGCATTGCCAGCAACCAACAGTCGCTTTGCAGGGCAGTAGCCCAAGTGCGGGCAATATGATGTTTGCATGGACGACCAACAATGGCAACATCACCGCTGGCGCGGCGACCGCCAATCCGCTCGTGAACGCGCCGGGCCTATACTCGCTGCTCGTGACAAACCCATCGAATGGCTGCACGTCGGCGGATGAAGTCGCCGTCGTGGAGGTGCCGCTTCCCTCGTTTGCGCCAGAACTCTTGCAACCCGATTGCCACAACACAAAGGGCGCTGTGGATTTTGGCTCCGTCGCGGGCGGAAAGGCGCCGTTCTCGTACTCCAACGACGGTGGCCAAACTTTTTCCGCCTACTCCTATCTCGCCAACCTGTCGCCGGGTCTCTACGACCTCGTGGTGCGCGATGCTTACGGCTGCACTGCCGAGTCGAGCGTCCAGATTGATTTGCCTTTCGAGCCGACGGTGGCGCTGACCCCACACATTCAAATCGAGTTGGGCGAGGTCGTTCAGTTGGAACCCGTGCTCAATCAATCGGTTTCCGATATCGTTTCGTGGGAATGGTCGCCTGCCGAGGGGCTTTCGTGTGCCGACTGCCCTTTCCCGATGGCCAAACCCCTGCGCACCATCGTTTACACGCTCAAAATCGTTGACCAGAACGGTTGCGATGCCGCAGCCAAGGTGATGCTTCGGGTGGACAGGCGCCGGTTTGTTTACGCGCCCAATATCTTCTCGCCCAATGGCGATGGAGAGAATGAGACGTTCACGATTTACGGAAAGAACGTGAAGGAAATTCGCAGTCTTCAAATTTACGACCGATGGGGCGCCGAGATATTTCAGGTGAAAAACCTGCAAGCCAACGACGAGGCACGCGGCTGGGACGGCACTTTCAGGGGAAAAGAACTGAACCCGGCGGTGTTTGTGTGGCAGGCGGTCATCGAGTTTGAAGATGGCGAGGTAGAGGTGTACGCCGGGGATGTGACGTTGTTGCGATGAACCTCCCTTGTGCTATTTCTCGTGTTGGCCTATCAAAAAATGAAGCGAGCTACGCATGAAAATACCCTTCGCGGCAGCGATATGTTGCTTTTTGGTGCCAATGGCCGTGTCGGCCCAATCCAACACTGACAGCCTTTGGCGTGTGTGGAACGATGGGGGACAGCATGATACTGCGCGCTTGAGTGCAATTCAACGGTTGGCCTTCGACTACATCAATCACCACCCAGACTCGGCTCGGCTGTTGGCCGAACAGCAGCTGGCCTTAGCGCGTGCAAAGGGGATAGCGCGCTGGGAAGCAAGGGCGCTAAATACCATTGGGCTTTCGTGGCGCTTTCAAAGCGATTATGGGAAGGCATTGCAGCATTTTGAGCAATCGTTGGCTTTGCTCGAAAGGGCTGGCGACCGCAGCTACATGGCGGTGGTGTATGGCAATATGGGCGGCTTGTACCGGGAGCAAAGCAATTTTCCCAAGGCCATCGAGTGTATCAACAAATCTCTCCAGCTGGCGGAAGAAACCAATGACTTCAAAAAAGTAGCCGATGCTTATGTCGGCATCGCCACCATTTACTACAACGACCCCAACGGCAATGACAAAGCGCAAGAATACCTGCTCAAGGCGTTAGAGATTTATGAAAAATTGGGCAACGAGGAGGGCGTGGCGTTGGTGTACGGCAACCTATCGGCACTATTCCTTGAAAAAGAGGACTACGACAACGCCCTGTCCTTCAACGACAAATCTTTGAAGACGCAGCAGAAAAGAGGCGACCGATACGGTGCCGCCACCTCGCTGCACAACCGGGCCGCCATACTCGCCAGTTTGGGGCGTTACCAAGAGGCAATGGCCGATTATGAAAAAGAAGTCGCTATTTTTCAAGAAATAGGCAATCAAGAGGGTGTAGCCGATGCGTACAACAACATGGGGGATATGCTGATTCGGCTCAAACGTTATCCCGAAGCCATCCGCCTCTGCACCAAAGCGTTGGAACTGGCTCGCAACATGGGCAGTCCCAATATCAAGGAAATGTACGCCTGCGACTGCCTGTATATGGCTCACGAGAAAATGGGCAATCACCAAAAAGCCTTCGAGTATCTGAGGCAGTATGTGCAGGTCAAGGACAGTCTCCAACTTCACGAAACAACGCAGCAGCTCAAACAAATGGAATTGGAGCGTCAATCCGTGGCAGATAGCCTCGAGCGTGAAAAAGAAAAGTTTCGGGTGGAAATGGCGCACCAGCAGGCGATGCGTCGCAAAGACCGAACGGTGGGCATCCTGTTGGCTACCGGTTTGGGCATCCTATTCGTCGCATGGGCGTTTTGGGCGCGTATGCTGTACTTCAGGCGCCGTTCGAGGCAGATGCAAGTCCGTTCGGAGGCTTTGGAAAAACAACATCTGCTCAATGAAATCGCTTTGCTGCGCACGCAAGTGAACCCCCATTTTCTGTTCAATAGCCTGAGCATTTTGTCTTCTTTGGTGCATCTTGATGCCAACCTTGCCGAGCAGTTCATCGAGCAGCTGTCGCGCTCCTATCGGTACATCTTGGACCAAAAAGAACAGTCGCTCGTCACGTTGCGCACGGAGTTGGAATTCATCCGCTCCTATACTTTTTTGCTAAAAATTCGATTTGAGAACAAGTTTGAGTTGGCGATTCAAGTGCCAGAAAGAATGTTGGACGAGAAACAAATCGCGCCACTGACCCTACAATTGCTCATCGAAAACGCCGTGAAGCACAATCGGATGTCGGAGAAAGAACCTTTGGTGGTGACCGCGTGCGTTGAAAATGACGACACCTTGGTCGTGCAAAATCGGCTTCAGCCTCGTTCGACGGCGCCCGTCTCCACGGGGGTGGGCTTGAAAAATATCCAAGACCGATATGCGCTGCTTACCGACCGCCCCGTGTGGGCAGGCAAAGTGGATGGAGCATTTGTGGTAAAGGTGCCGTTGCTGGGGTGATGCGCGGTGTCTTTGGGGCTATACCTCGCTCGCCCCTCACATCCCTCTATTCTGTGGGCTGTACGTCCGTTTGGCGGCGCGTTTTTCCCTTCGCGTGGGTTTCAAAATTCGCTTGACATGATACCACTCGGCGGTGGCGGTGGCTGGCGTGAGCGTGAGCAGCACATAACCGTGATGGACCAGGTCGCGGTAGCGGACGTGCGGGTTGATGCCTCCTTTGGAGAACCGGCGGCTGGCAATTTTTGCCTTCCAACGCGCCACATACTCGTCGTAGTTGGCAGAAGTGATGCTGGGTGCGCAAAACTCGACGCCGACCACGCCCTTGCCTGTTTTGGGGTCGTAAGTGGCGCGGGTGTGCGGGTTTTTCACCAAATCGAACGCCCAAGAGGTGTGGCTATCGCCCGTCACCACCACGATGTTTTTCATGTTGTTTGTTTCAAAAAAATCGAACAGCCGATTGCGAGCGGCAGGGTAGCCATCCCACATGTCCATGAATTTGGGATTTTGCTTGAAAACCTTCGAGGCATCCACCGATGAAAGGAACACCTGATTGCCGATGACTCGCCAAGTAGCGGTGGATTGTTTCATTCCTTGCGTGAGCCACTGCAATTGCTGTTCGCCCAACATGCGCCGACTGTCCGCCGCGAAATCGGGGTCGTTGGCTGATTTGGCCTGTTTGGTGCGCCCTTCGAGTCGGCCATCGAGCATCCAGAGGTCAGCCAAGTCGCCGAATGAAAATTGGCGGTAAAGGTTCTCGCTGGGGCCGCGCCGCACGGGCAGCCATTCGAAGTAAGCCTGTCGGGCGGCGTTCTTGCGGGTTTCCCAGTCGCCTTCCTCGTCGGGTTGGTGGTTCTGTGCGCCTTCGGTGTAGGCATCGTTTGCGATTTCGTGGTCGTCCCAGATAGTGATGAAGGGGTGTCGGGCGTGCACGAGTTGCAGGTCGGGGTCGAGCCGGTAGAGCGAATAGCGGGCGCGGTAATCGTCGAGCGCCACGATTTCTGTCTGGGGGATGTTTTTGCGTGCCAGTTTTTTGTTTCCAAAACCACCCGTCTTGTACTCGTAGATGTAATCGCCGAGGTGGAGCACCACGTCAATGTCGTCGCGGCGGGCAAGCAGGGCGTAGGCGTTGAAATAGCCTGCCTCAAAGTTGGAACAGCTAACTACCGCCATTTTCACCTGTTTGGGCTGGCCTGTCGGCGCTGTTTTGGTGCGCCCTGTGGTGGAGGTAGCTGCGCCATGAGAGAAGCGATAAAAATAATAAGTGTTGGGTGCCAGCCCATCCACATCCACGAGCACCGTGCCGTTGCGCGATGCGTCGGTGGGTGCCTCGCCGTTTTTTAGCACGTTTGAAAAAAGACTATCGGAGGCCAGCTCCCACCTCACGCTCGTTGGCTGCTCCGCGTCGAGGGTGATTTTGGTCCATATCATGACCGAATGAGGGGTCGGGTCGCCGGAAGCCACGCCGTGATAAAAGGGCTTCAGCGCGGGGTTGTAGTAGCGCGACAATGCTTCCAAATATAGTTTTTGCGCCTCGGCGCCATTGACCCATGCTAGGAACAAGCTGAGGAATAGTGTTTTTTTCATAGGACAGTTTGTGCGACACTTGTGCGACGCGACGCGGCGGCAATAGTCCTCTGCCAAACATTGCTTGGTTTTTCAAGCGTAAACGAGGCCGTCTCACAAGTTCAAATTTCGACAGGATTGGCAAGATTCACAGGTTTTTTTACCCAAAAAAGGGCGCGAATCTTGTCAATCCTGTCAAACAAACATCACTTATGAGACATCCTCTTTCAGGCATCAACAAAGAATATCGTTTGGCAGAAATTCTCACTAAAAAGGTTTTGGTGCCCGCTCCCCCAAGGCAAACGCATCAAAATACAACCGACCTCGGAGAGGTCAAATGTTGGTAGAAATGGTGTGTTTTTGTGATAATTATCACGACCTCGGAGAGGTCAAATGTCTATCGCAGCAAACAGGTCACCAACATTCGACCCCGCTGGGGTCGTACACACCGCGAAAATGGGGCGTTTCTACCAACATTTGACCTCTCCGAGGTTTGTGCCATTTTGATGCGTTTGCCCTAGCCCCCTCCCCAGTTCGTGAGCGTGAGCACGCACGGACAAAAGTCAGGGGAAATGGCTCGAAGACGCGGAGAAAGGCGGTGAAATTATCGTTAAGTCCATCACCCCTTGTTGCCCGCCAGAATGGCTTTGTATTCCGATGGGTTGTTGAGCAACTTGACGGCTGCTTCCACTTCGGGGTCGTTTTTGAGCGACTTTCGGACTTTGCCTCGCTGGAAGTAGTAGCGCCCCACGATTTCTTGCTCGATTTCGTGCAGGATACGCCCTTTGTTCTTCGCCAGTTCGCCCTTCTTTTCCGCTTTTATTTTGTTTTCCAGCGTCTGAATGTCGGCAGTGAGCGGCAGGTTTTCGCTGGCGGCGACGGTTCTCAACTCTTTGATTTTCTTTTCGCTCGCCGTTTCGTACTCAAAGTTTTTGTTTTGGACAAAGCGCATGAAATCATCCCAGTCCGTGAATGCGAAGGCCTCCACCGAGTCAATGGATTTGTTTTTGAGCACATACTGTGTCACATAGTCAAAGATGATGTTTTGCTCCAGCAGGGCCTTCACCACGCCAGTGGCGGTGTCGTGGGGCAGCACCACGTCGGGCTTGATGCCGCCGCCGTCGTGCACGATGCGACCGTTGCGGGTCTTGAATTGGGCGCGTTCCGACTCGGGGATGTCCACTGGCTCGCCGTTCTTGTATCGCACCGCCTGAATGCAGCGCCCAGAGGGGATGTAGTATTTGGCGGTGGTGAGTTTCACTTTGGCGTTGTAGCCAATCTCTTTCATGTTTTGCACAAGCCCCTTGCCGTAGCTGCGCTGCCCCATCACCACCGCCCGGTCGAGGTCTTGCAAGGCGCCGGAGGTGACTTCGCTAGCCGAGGCGCTCCATTTGTTGATGAGCACGACAACCGGGATTTGGTCGTCGAGGGGAGTGTTGAAGGTGCGGAACATATTGTCCCATTCGGGCACTTTGCCTTTGGTGCTGACCACAAACTCGCCGCGTGGCACGAAGAGATTCACCAGATTGACGGCTTCGTGAAGCAAGCCGCCGCCGTTGCCGCGCAAATCGAGGATGAAGCCTTTCAGCCCTGGGTTTTGGGTTTTCAGTTTTTCTAGGGCATCGCCCACGTTGCGGGCGGCATCGCGGGTGTAGGTGCTCAGGTTGGCATAGCCGATGTTTTCGGCCACTAAGCCAGAATGCGGCACGTTGGGGATTTCGGTTTCCTCGCGCTCCAACGTGATTTTTAGGTCTTTGCTTTCTCCGGGGCGGCGAATCGTCAGGTCGGACTTGGTGCCGGGGAAGCCTCTCAAAAAGGCCAAGACTTGTTCTTCGGTGCGCCCCTTGGCGTTTTGTCCGTCCACTGCCACGATGGCATCGCCCACTTTTAGGCCAGCTTTGTGCGCCGGGCTGTTCTCGTAGATTTCAGTGACCACCATATAGTCGCCCATGAGTTTGCCCTCGGCACCCACTCCGCTGTATCTGCCGTCGGTCTGGATGCGGTAGCCTTCGATGTCGGTTTCCGAGATGTAATTGGTGTAGGGGTCGAGGCCGCCGAGCATGGCATCGAGGCCGGCGCGCATCACTTTGGCGGGGTCGAGTTCGTCCACATAAGAATGATTGACCTCCCGATAGGCGTTGGCGAAAATTTCGAGGTTTTTGGCGATGTCGAAGTATTTGCCCTGAGCGTGTGCGAGGAGCGCGTGCGCGAGGAGGACGAGGGCAAGAAAAATGCGTGTATGGCTCATAATTTTTCGAAAATCAGCAATTTTTACAGGTTGTCAATAGGCGAAAGGCGGTTTTTTTCAACCCAAAAACGCCTTCAGTATTTCCAGCAATTCCTTCGGTTTGTCGGCGTGTACCCAGTGGCCCGCGTCTGCCACCGTCACGACGTCGGCTTGCGGGAACAGGGATTTGATTAACGGAAAATCCGCGTCTTTGATATAATTCGAGCGGCTGCCGCGCACAAAAAGCGTCGGTTTGTCGAACACCGAAGCATCGGGGCGCACCGGGGCCAGAATGTCGTTGAAATGGCGATGGAGCGCGGGCAGGTTCATCTTCCAAGTGAATGTGCCATCGTGTTCGCGGGTGATGTTTTTCAGCAAAAACTGCCGTGTGCCCACGTCCTTGATGCGCTCCGAAAGGTAGGACTCTGCCTCCTGCCGTGTTTTCATTTTCGACAAATCCATGCCGAGCAGCGCCTCAAAAATGTAAGAATGGTTGTCTTCGGCGGGGCCGGGCGCCATGTCCACCACCACAAGGCGCTCCACCATGTCGGGGTGCGTGAGCGCGAGTTGCATAGCGACCTTCCCGCCCATGCTGTGGCCGACGACGGCTGCCGAAAACATCCATCGCGCCTCCATGAAAGCCTTCATGTCTTCCGCCATTTCGGGATAAGAGTGCTGGGACAGGTGCGGGGAGCGGCCGTGGTTGCGCAGGTCAGGCGTGACGACCAAGTGATGCTCGGCCAGCCCCTTGGCGATAGTTTGCCAGTTGTCTGAAAAGCCAAACAACCCATGCAGGATGATGACGGGGCTGCCTTGGCCAAATTCGCGGTAGTAGAGTTCCATGTGCAGCAAAGAACAGGCAAAAACCCATTCTGTTTGCAAGACGATGCGTTCGCGCAGCAAAACAAAAGCCCCAGCCGCGCCTTTGCGCGGCCGAGGCCAGTCCTGCCCTGCTGTCAAGGGCTATGGGTACTCAACTTCTTCGTGGCGCGGTCAGTCGCAGTCCGAAATTCGCTTGGGCAAGCTCACGGGCACCTTCGGCGGGTGGAAATAGTGGTCGAGCGCCGTTTTTTCCAATTGCTGCCGGAGCGCCGCATCGGCTTTCACACGTTCGTAGCAGTCGCCGCCGTCAGGGGCGAAAGCCGAGAGGATATCCACGCGCACAGAGTAAAGATTGGTGTTGCCCTCCGTGCCAGCAAGATGCTCTATCAGCACCTCAGCCTCACCCACCAGCATGAGACTGGCTTCGTCGCTGTAGCGAAACGCGACAATTTCGCTGACGACCTTGGGGGCATTTTGGCCATGTTCCGTAGAAATGTCCGGCATAATGACGTAGGTTTGCTCGTAAAAAGATTGCTGCGACAAATATATTTCCACTTAATGGAATTAAACAAATAAAAATTCAAATTTTAGATAAAAAATCTAAAATGGGAATTTTTAATTGAATTTTTACTTTTAAAAGCGGAAAATGGCATCACTCACACAGGGAGAAGTCCTCCTGATACTCGTCAAAAGAGATGGCCGCCCGGCGGAACAAATCGCCGAAGCGATGGATGTGGACAAATCCTACCTGCCAAAACTCTATAAAATGGAGCGTTTGCCTCGCAAGCCTTTTGAAAGGGCGAAGGCTATTTTCCCGGAAGCGGAAAAATATTTTGCAGAATCAGCAGAAAAAATGAGCCGCGTGGAGGAGCCTCCCTCCATTTATCGCACAAGCATCGAACCTCCCGCCGACATGGAGCGCCTGCTCGCCGAAAACGCCGCGCTCCGCGAAGAAATCGCCCACCTTTCCAAAATGCTGGAACAGGAGAAAGAAACCAACAAGACCTTGGCCGAAGCCATCCTGAACATGAGCAAACGGCATTAGAGTTGAAAGGGGGTTGAATGAGTTGAAGGGGATACCCTCTTGTTCCCAAACTTTG
This portion of the Saprospiraceae bacterium genome encodes:
- a CDS encoding gliding motility-associated C-terminal domain-containing protein, whose product is MKSCYLVSIIFCLTLLATLALRAQCPITVYAGEDVYLCAPPTPTQLSGSISGDYLNFFWSPTAGMNGANTLTPTVNVSTTTNYVLTGRAADMSNNLILNGDFESGNTGFDSDYLYSPGNLWSEGTYDVIPNPQASHSNFAPCQDHTSGGGNMLVVNGAGVANQNVWCQTVAVNPNTQYVFSAWLTSVIAASPAMLQFSINGAPLGGIFSPPGGTCNWGNFFQTWNSGANGIATICIVNMNTALSGNDFALDDIVFAPVCLETDTVTVHVVNITAVAAPTLLFIPCEGANVTLSGAGSSSGPDITYSWSTPNGNIVSGENTLNPVVNAAGTYTLSVIYNNGFVTCTKTATVNVAPSANQLSAWITPPAPIGCGSNNVTLIGNTNQPAFATYQWTTFNGNIVSGENSKNAVVNQPGTYTLLVTNTSNGCTATAEVTVTTATNPPIANANAVGTITCLVNTANLSGAGSSSGNNITYAWTTPDGIILSGQNSLNAVAGAGGTYILAVTNTSNNCTSYDTVTVADDVVPPNLNIQPPGLLNCVTPSITLSATVLPTGAAISWATSNGGNIISGQNTLNPVVNAAGTYTLTATNPANGCSAGTSVTVGADLTLPLAAVLPADTLTCQQPSLVLSGSGSSVGPNFSYNWTATNGGNLVSGQNTLSPLINAAGTYTLLVTNNVNGCTAQASLSVEADTNIVVAIANAPDTLTCVVNNVTLNANGSTDGASITYQWTTTDGNITGGANTPNPTANAPGTYQLLLTNTANGCSATDVAIVAQNVTTTQLQIATPGLLTCASPTLVLQGQVVNPPGNYTFQWTAAGGGNVVSGGTTLNPTINAPGEYTLTSTNTANGCTASTTAQVAIEAGTPVAIAASPGPLTCALPTQTLTSNGSSQGANFTYQWTTQNGNITNGANTPSPTVNQIGDYVLLITNTANGCTATDTVAVLENKTPPPAEAGQDGTLTCYAPIYMLTANGGQPNPDLHFSWSTIDGNIIGNQDTLLAECDKAGSYVLQVTDLLTGCIAFDTVKVAAEQQQPSLSIPQPSMLNCLQTSVVIQASATGFVLIFDWQTLDGQFVGGQSSATPAVNAPGTYTLVVVDSVNGCSNTASIVVAQDIAAPDIQVGQPGSITCATPSQTVQAQNLSLPGNFDYAWTTSSSGNIVSGNNTLNPLVNAGGDYTLLTTNLDNGCTSVVSLSIAQDTLAPTADAGANDTLSCSVSNLSLDGTATGTGLLALLWTASNGGNILSGSTTLQPLVNAAGTYTLLVTNTVNGCTATDAVQVFNDLNAPQADAGPSPTLTCAIQQTTLNATASTGTDFTYQWVATGGGNIVGGANTLAPTVNAPGTYLLTVTNLANGCTTTSQVKVNENVTPPPVGIAPPGILTCAITSLNLNGMPATGNYAWLWTTGNGNIVAGANTASPTINQSGAYTLFVTDLANGCSATSVTIVGQDFALPVISAATPDTLTCAVVSVALSGNVAQPTSGFSVEWTSLGGHPVFAPNTLNPMVNTPGEYLFSVKNNQNGCETSMLLTVVQDTAHPVAQATASNEITCANPAVSLNGGGSSVGPHFTYLWSGGQIVSGHNTLSPIVAAAGPYVLTVTDESNGCISVAVTVVASNTAAPNVAILPPGLLTCVTSETTLSANLTGALPAFSAQWATDNGHLVSGQATLSPLVNQPGTYLLTVTNLENGCATTTQTVVSQDIAPPGANAGPESVLHCQQPTVALQGSSPSAGNMMFAWTTNNGNITAGAATANPLVNAPGLYSLLVTNPSNGCTSADEVAVVEVPLPSFAPELLQPDCHNTKGAVDFGSVAGGKAPFSYSNDGGQTFSAYSYLANLSPGLYDLVVRDAYGCTAESSVQIDLPFEPTVALTPHIQIELGEVVQLEPVLNQSVSDIVSWEWSPAEGLSCADCPFPMAKPLRTIVYTLKIVDQNGCDAAAKVMLRVDRRRFVYAPNIFSPNGDGENETFTIYGKNVKEIRSLQIYDRWGAEIFQVKNLQANDEARGWDGTFRGKELNPAVFVWQAVIEFEDGEVEVYAGDVTLLR
- a CDS encoding tetratricopeptide repeat protein, producing MKIPFAAAICCFLVPMAVSAQSNTDSLWRVWNDGGQHDTARLSAIQRLAFDYINHHPDSARLLAEQQLALARAKGIARWEARALNTIGLSWRFQSDYGKALQHFEQSLALLERAGDRSYMAVVYGNMGGLYREQSNFPKAIECINKSLQLAEETNDFKKVADAYVGIATIYYNDPNGNDKAQEYLLKALEIYEKLGNEEGVALVYGNLSALFLEKEDYDNALSFNDKSLKTQQKRGDRYGAATSLHNRAAILASLGRYQEAMADYEKEVAIFQEIGNQEGVADAYNNMGDMLIRLKRYPEAIRLCTKALELARNMGSPNIKEMYACDCLYMAHEKMGNHQKAFEYLRQYVQVKDSLQLHETTQQLKQMELERQSVADSLEREKEKFRVEMAHQQAMRRKDRTVGILLATGLGILFVAWAFWARMLYFRRRSRQMQVRSEALEKQHLLNEIALLRTQVNPHFLFNSLSILSSLVHLDANLAEQFIEQLSRSYRYILDQKEQSLVTLRTELEFIRSYTFLLKIRFENKFELAIQVPERMLDEKQIAPLTLQLLIENAVKHNRMSEKEPLVVTACVENDDTLVVQNRLQPRSTAPVSTGVGLKNIQDRYALLTDRPVWAGKVDGAFVVKVPLLG